The Pyramidobacter piscolens W5455 genome includes a region encoding these proteins:
- a CDS encoding SufB/SufD family protein translates to MDSMEMKVNRLPAPTWNWLRMNGTETAARVGGEGAFDFEIPAGVAGETLSAPSLDCASGMGPDVERLVKDAALPVRKYTAAGKVDEALRFGFDYADGAAAFNAVELETGEGGALTAVMDFRSAPGAAGFAGVQTKMALGRNSLLRLVQIQRLGGALTFFNDVGARCADGARVELIQLALGGGSVFMGAQCALEGRGSALKADIGYLLRGTERLDMNYTALHEGRRTQSGINASGVLRDKAFKLFRGTIDFRRGAAQASGSEKEDVLLMDDGVVNRTIPLILCGEDDVEGDHGATVGRLDDRLLFYLESRGLNREDAYEMMARARVAAVAARIPDERTRRGVERWLNGGADDE, encoded by the coding sequence ATGGATTCGATGGAGATGAAGGTCAATCGCCTGCCCGCGCCGACGTGGAACTGGCTGCGCATGAACGGAACGGAGACGGCCGCGCGGGTCGGCGGCGAGGGCGCGTTCGATTTCGAAATTCCCGCGGGCGTCGCGGGCGAAACGCTGTCCGCGCCGTCGCTGGACTGCGCTTCCGGCATGGGGCCGGACGTGGAACGGCTGGTGAAGGACGCGGCGCTGCCGGTCCGCAAATATACGGCCGCGGGAAAAGTGGACGAAGCGCTGCGTTTCGGCTTCGATTACGCGGACGGCGCGGCTGCGTTCAACGCCGTGGAGCTGGAGACGGGCGAAGGCGGCGCGCTGACGGCGGTCATGGACTTTCGTTCGGCCCCCGGCGCGGCGGGGTTCGCCGGCGTGCAGACGAAGATGGCGCTGGGGCGGAACTCGCTGCTGCGGCTGGTGCAGATCCAGCGCCTCGGGGGCGCGCTGACGTTTTTCAACGACGTAGGCGCGCGGTGCGCCGACGGCGCGCGCGTGGAACTGATCCAGCTGGCGCTAGGCGGCGGAAGCGTCTTCATGGGCGCGCAGTGCGCCCTCGAGGGCCGGGGCAGCGCGCTGAAGGCCGATATCGGCTATCTGCTGCGCGGAACCGAGCGGCTCGACATGAACTATACGGCGCTGCACGAAGGGCGCCGCACGCAAAGCGGGATCAACGCTTCCGGCGTGTTGCGGGACAAGGCCTTCAAACTGTTTCGCGGCACGATCGACTTTCGCCGCGGCGCCGCGCAGGCGTCGGGCAGCGAAAAAGAAGACGTGCTGCTGATGGACGACGGCGTCGTCAACCGGACGATCCCGCTGATCCTCTGCGGCGAGGACGACGTGGAGGGCGATCACGGCGCTACGGTCGGGCGCTTGGACGACCGGCTGCTGTTTTATCTCGAGTCCCGCGGCCTGAATCGCGAGGACGCGTACGAGATGATGGCCCGCGCGCGCGTCGCCGCCGTGGCCGCGAGGATCCCCGACGAACGGACGCGGCGCGGCGTGGAACGCTGGTTGAACGGAGGTGCGGACGATGAATGA